The genomic DNA CCAGCACCCCCGCCATCGCGCGGACCGTGAGGGGCACGAGGTACGGCGCGTTCGTCGCCCCGCGCCACGGGGCGGGGGTGAGGTACGGGGCGTCGGTCTCGACCAGCAACCGGTCCAGCGGGGTCACCGCCAGGGCGTCGCGCAGGCCCTTGGCGTTCTTGAACGTCACGGTCCCGGCGAAGGACAGGTAGTAGCCGCGCTCGGCACACTCACGCGCCATCGCCATGTCCCCGGAGAAGCAGTGCAGCACCGTCGTCTCCGGGGCACCCTCCTCGGCGAGGATGCGCAGCACGTCGTCGTGCGCGTCGCGGTCGTGGATCTGCAGGGCACGACCCGTGCGCTTCGCGAGGTCGATGTGCCAGCGGAACGAATCCTGTTGCACCCCAACGCCCTCGGGACCGGTGCGGTAGTAGTCCAGACCCGTCTCCCCGATCACGCGGACACGGGGGTGCGCGGCCAGCTCCTCGATCTCCGCGTATGCCGCCGCGAGCTCACCGCGCTCGGCCAGGCGAGGGACCTCGTTGGGGTGCAGGGCCACCCCGCCGAGCATCGCCGGGTGCTGGTCGATGACGTCCACCGTGAAGCGCGCGCCCGGCAGGTCGCAGCCGATCTGCACCATCCGGTCCACCCCCACGGCAGCCGCCGCGGCGACCGCGGCGGCGACGTCCGGGGCGTCCTCGCCGTCCCGCGCGATGTCGAGGTGGGTGTGGTTGTCGACCACCGGGATGGGCAGCGGGTCGGGCGCGGTCGGCACCCGACCGTGACCACTGCGGGAGGACGTCTCCGGCGGCGTCATGTGGTCCCGCCCGGTCAGCTCTGCTCGAGCCGGGCGAGCTCGTCCTCGACCACCGACTCGTCGAGCTTGGTGAAGACCGGTGTGGGCTTGGTCACACCCGCCCCGACACGCACCGGACGGGACTCCCAGCGCGGCGTCGAGGTGTACTCGCCGGTGACGATCGGGTAGCTGCGCCCCTCGTCGCCGGCGTCGAGACCGGCCACGTCCTGCACCGCCGGCATGGGCATGAACGCACCCTCGCCACCGATGGCCAGGTGCACGGCGTTCGAGGAGTGCGGCAGGAACGGGCTCATCACCGTGTTGAGGTCGCTGACGCACTGCACCAGCGTGTGCAGCACCGTCGCGAGGCGGACCCGCTGGTCCTCACCCTTGAGCTTGAAGGGCTCGGTGTCGGTGACGTACTTGTTGACCTCACCGACCGTGCGCATCGCCTCGGCGACCGCCTGCTTGATCCGCTGGCGGGCCAGCAGGTCGCCGACGGTGCCGAAGGACGCGAGCACCTTGGCACGCACCGCCTCGTCGACCGGCTCGAGCGGACCCGGTTCCGGGACCTCGCCGAAGTTCTTGGCGACCATCGCCGCGGTGCGGTTGACGAGGTTGCCCCAGCCCGCGACCAGCTCGGAGTTGTTGCGCTGCACGAACTCGGCCCAGGTGAAGTTGGAGTCCTGGTTCTCCGGGCCGGCCGCACAGATGAAGTAGCGGATCGCGTCGGGGCCGTAGCGCTCGAGCACGTCGCGGATGCGGATGACGTAGCCGCGCGAGGTGGAGAACTGCTTGCCCTCCATCGTGAGGTACTCGCTCGACACGACCTCGGTGGGCAGGTTGAGCTCGCCGAACGCGCCGGGCTCCCCACCCTTGCTGCCGCGACCGGCATACCCGAGGAGCTCGGCCGGCCAGATCTGGGAGTGGAAGGTGATGTTGTCCTTGCCCATGAAGTAGTAGGACACGGCCTCGGGGTCGTTCCACCACTCGCGCCAGCGCTCGGGCTCGCCGAGGCGACGGGCCCACTCCACCGAGGCGGAGAGGTAGCCGATGACGGCGTCGAACCACACGTAGAGCCGCTTCGTCGGCTGGTCGCTCCAGCCCTCGAGCGGCACCGGGATGCCCCAGTCGATGTCGCGGGTCATCGCCCGCGGACGGATGTCGTCAAGGATGTTGAGGCTGAACTTGATGACGTTGGGGCGCCACGTGCCACTCGCCTCGCGCCCCTCGAGCCAATCGCGCAGCGCGTCGGCGAGGGCGGGGAGGTCGAGGAAGAAGTGCTGGGTCTCGATGAACTCCGGCGTCTCGCCGTTGACCTTCGACCGCGGGTCGATGAGCTCGGTCGGGTCGAGCTGGTTGCCGCAGTTGTCGCACTGGTCCCCGCGCGCCTCGGGGTAGGAGCAGATCGGGCAGGTGCCCTCGATGTAGCGGTCGGGCAGCGTACGGCCCGTGGACGGGGAGATGGCGCCACGGGTCGTCTGCTCGACCATGTAGCCGTTCTTCCAGACCTGGGTGAACAGCTCCTGCGCGACCGAGTAGTGGTTGGCGGTCGTGGTGCGCGTGTAGAGGTCGTAGGAGCAGCCGAGGTCGGCGAGCTCGTGGGCGATGATCGCGTGGTTGCGGTCGACGAGATCGCGCGCACTCACACCCTCCTGGTCGGCGAGGACGAGGATCGGCGTGCCGTGCTCGTCGGAGCCACTGACCATGAGCACGTCGTGACCGGCCATCCGCATGTAGCGGCTGAACACGTCGGAGGGCACGGCGAACCCGGCCACGTGGCCGAGGTGCCGCGGGCCGTTGGCGTACGGCCAGGCGACGGCGGACAGGACCTTCATGCGGCGACGACCTCGGTGCCCGGGCGGCGCAGGAGCGCGGCCGGGAGGGCGCGGGAGCATGAGACGACGGTTGCGGTGCTCACACCCGAATCCTAGGGGGCGGGGCCGGGCACACTCCCTGCTCCCCTGTGCGGCGCCATACCAGCCGTTGCCTCGTGTTCTTCCCGGTGGTCACAAATATTGCCGGTTATGCCTTACTTCGACGGGACGCAGGACTTACTGTGAGCGCGTGCGGCGGGGAGATGCCGCCTTTCCAGAGAGAAGAGACATGGCCAACCGTCTGCCCAAGGCTGCCGCGATCGTCGCAGCACTCATCGCCGTCCCGCTCGGAGCAGGTGCCGCGACCGCGGCCCCCGTCACCAAGCCAACCCCCTCGACCATCGAGTCTGCTTCCGAGGCCAAGGCCTTCGCGAAGCGCCTGCACGAGCGCTCGACCCCCCGCGTCTCCGCCAAGCGTGCCCCGCAGGCGCTCGCTGCCGCTGAGATGGCACGCCTCGCCG from Pedococcus aerophilus includes the following:
- a CDS encoding TatD family hydrolase; translated protein: MTPPETSSRSGHGRVPTAPDPLPIPVVDNHTHLDIARDGEDAPDVAAAVAAAAAVGVDRMVQIGCDLPGARFTVDVIDQHPAMLGGVALHPNEVPRLAERGELAAAYAEIEELAAHPRVRVIGETGLDYYRTGPEGVGVQQDSFRWHIDLAKRTGRALQIHDRDAHDDVLRILAEEGAPETTVLHCFSGDMAMARECAERGYYLSFAGTVTFKNAKGLRDALAVTPLDRLLVETDAPYLTPAPWRGATNAPYLVPLTVRAMAGVLGVAVPTLCQSLSDTSEAVYGPW
- the metG gene encoding methionine--tRNA ligase; translation: MKVLSAVAWPYANGPRHLGHVAGFAVPSDVFSRYMRMAGHDVLMVSGSDEHGTPILVLADQEGVSARDLVDRNHAIIAHELADLGCSYDLYTRTTTANHYSVAQELFTQVWKNGYMVEQTTRGAISPSTGRTLPDRYIEGTCPICSYPEARGDQCDNCGNQLDPTELIDPRSKVNGETPEFIETQHFFLDLPALADALRDWLEGREASGTWRPNVIKFSLNILDDIRPRAMTRDIDWGIPVPLEGWSDQPTKRLYVWFDAVIGYLSASVEWARRLGEPERWREWWNDPEAVSYYFMGKDNITFHSQIWPAELLGYAGRGSKGGEPGAFGELNLPTEVVSSEYLTMEGKQFSTSRGYVIRIRDVLERYGPDAIRYFICAAGPENQDSNFTWAEFVQRNNSELVAGWGNLVNRTAAMVAKNFGEVPEPGPLEPVDEAVRAKVLASFGTVGDLLARQRIKQAVAEAMRTVGEVNKYVTDTEPFKLKGEDQRVRLATVLHTLVQCVSDLNTVMSPFLPHSSNAVHLAIGGEGAFMPMPAVQDVAGLDAGDEGRSYPIVTGEYTSTPRWESRPVRVGAGVTKPTPVFTKLDESVVEDELARLEQS